Proteins co-encoded in one Mycobacterium mantenii genomic window:
- a CDS encoding PAS and ANTAR domain-containing protein, whose protein sequence is MTVNSKDEADRETPVSNVIDEEELSAVDLVLGLGDPQKVGRFSYLLDGDRWQWSDAVARMHGYAPGTVEPTTDLLLQHKHPEDREHVAAVLERVLQGKPFSSRHRIVDTGGRTRCVVVVGDRMLDDDGELIGTSGFYVDVTDSLHSDITKVLESVANARAQIEQAKGVLMAAYGISAEKAFDILVWRSQEANLKLRDVASRFLDALVHQAASPETRSQIDQALLTLD, encoded by the coding sequence ATGACGGTGAATTCCAAGGATGAAGCTGACCGCGAGACCCCGGTGTCGAACGTCATCGACGAGGAGGAACTCAGCGCGGTCGACCTGGTTCTCGGCCTCGGCGACCCGCAGAAGGTCGGCAGGTTCAGCTATCTTCTCGACGGCGACCGCTGGCAGTGGTCGGACGCCGTCGCGCGCATGCACGGCTACGCGCCCGGAACGGTGGAACCCACTACCGATCTGTTGCTGCAACACAAGCATCCCGAAGACCGCGAACACGTTGCGGCCGTCCTGGAACGAGTGTTGCAGGGAAAGCCGTTCAGCAGCCGGCACCGCATCGTCGATACCGGTGGGCGCACCCGCTGCGTTGTCGTCGTCGGCGACCGGATGCTCGACGACGACGGCGAGCTGATCGGCACGTCGGGGTTCTACGTCGACGTCACCGACTCGCTGCACTCCGACATAACCAAAGTGCTGGAGTCGGTGGCCAACGCCCGCGCACAGATCGAACAGGCCAAGGGCGTGTTGATGGCCGCCTACGGCATCTCCGCGGAAAAGGCGTTCGACATTCTGGTCTGGCGATCCCAGGAAGCCAACCTCAAGCTGCGCGACGTCGCCAGCCGCTTCCTGGACGCGCTGGTCCATCAGGCGGCATCGCCGGAGACCCGAAGCCAAATCGACCAGGCGCTGCTCACCCTCGACTAG
- a CDS encoding enolase C-terminal domain-like protein has protein sequence MDAMTPSARIEAVTAQVYEIPTDTTEADGTLSWSSTTLVLTEVTAGGRRGIGYTYADGACAKLIGGKLAGALTGHSAVDIPARWESMVRAMRNNGRPGLAACAISALDTALWDLKGKLLGLPVCRLLGMTRAEVPIYGSGGFTTYDERTTRAQLERWVGEWHIPRVKIKIGESWGSDVGRDLDRITLARKVIGPHVELYVDANGGYRRKQAIRVAHAMADHGVTWFEEPVSSDDLDGLREVRDQVSPDVTAGEYGYDLAYFNRMLAAQAVDCLQIDVTRCGGITDWVRAAAVAAAYNVDVSGHCAPNLHAHVASTIPNLRHLEYFHDHHRIEQTLFDGALSPEGGALRPDQQRPGLGLEFKHPDAERYRVA, from the coding sequence GTGGACGCGATGACGCCCTCGGCGCGGATCGAGGCGGTCACCGCGCAAGTCTACGAAATCCCCACCGATACAACGGAAGCCGACGGCACCCTGTCCTGGTCGTCGACCACCCTGGTGTTGACCGAGGTCACGGCCGGCGGACGACGCGGAATCGGCTACACCTACGCCGACGGGGCATGCGCCAAGCTGATCGGCGGCAAGCTCGCCGGAGCGCTCACCGGACACAGCGCCGTGGACATTCCGGCACGGTGGGAGTCGATGGTCAGGGCGATGCGCAACAACGGGCGGCCCGGCCTGGCCGCCTGCGCGATCTCGGCGCTCGACACCGCGCTGTGGGACCTCAAGGGCAAGCTGCTGGGGCTACCGGTATGCCGATTGCTCGGCATGACGCGTGCCGAGGTACCGATTTACGGCAGCGGCGGCTTCACCACCTACGACGAGCGCACCACCCGCGCTCAACTCGAACGCTGGGTCGGCGAATGGCACATCCCCCGGGTGAAAATCAAGATCGGCGAGTCCTGGGGCTCCGACGTGGGCCGCGATCTGGATCGGATTACCCTGGCGCGCAAGGTGATCGGGCCTCACGTCGAACTGTACGTGGACGCCAACGGCGGCTACCGGCGCAAGCAGGCGATCCGGGTGGCGCACGCCATGGCCGACCACGGCGTCACGTGGTTCGAAGAACCCGTCTCCTCCGACGACCTGGACGGGCTTCGGGAGGTCCGTGACCAGGTCAGCCCGGACGTCACCGCCGGTGAGTACGGCTACGATCTGGCCTACTTCAACCGGATGCTCGCCGCCCAGGCGGTCGACTGCCTGCAGATCGACGTCACCCGCTGCGGGGGCATCACCGACTGGGTGCGCGCCGCGGCCGTGGCCGCCGCCTACAACGTGGACGTCTCCGGGCACTGCGCTCCCAACCTGCACGCCCACGTCGCCAGCACCATCCCGAATCTGCGGCACCTGGAGTACTTCCACGATCACCATCGCATCGAACAGACGCTGTTCGACGGCGCCCTGTCGCCGGAGGGCGGTGCGTTGCGGCCCGATCAACAACGGCCGGGTCTCGGCCTGGAATTCAAGCACCCGGACGCCGAGCGGTACCGGGTGGCGTGA
- a CDS encoding SDR family oxidoreductase — translation MTQTVVITGASAGIGRATAQQFGRRGANVVLLARGAAGLDGAARDVEAGGGKALAIATDVADYAAVVAAADEAEAAFGPIDVWVNVAFTSVFAPFSEISAEEFKRVTEVSYLGYVHGTMAALAKMRPRNRGTIVQVGSALSQRSIPLQSAYCGAKHAVNGFTESVRCELFHEGSKVRITVVQMPAVNTPQFSWVLSRLPRHPQPVPPIYQPEVAARGVLYAADHPGRKQFWVGDSTMVTLLAQKFVAPLLDRYLGRTGYDSQQTAERVGPDRPHNLWQPLDSEPGSDHGPHGQFDDKSHAHSPQLWASQHPAVSGAGALSAAGLGAWLAARAGRRWTR, via the coding sequence ATGACACAGACAGTGGTGATCACCGGAGCCAGCGCGGGCATCGGCCGCGCCACCGCCCAGCAGTTCGGCCGGCGCGGCGCCAACGTCGTCCTGCTCGCCCGCGGTGCCGCCGGGCTTGACGGCGCCGCCCGCGACGTCGAGGCCGGCGGCGGCAAGGCGCTGGCCATCGCGACCGACGTGGCCGACTACGCGGCCGTCGTCGCCGCCGCCGACGAGGCCGAAGCCGCGTTCGGTCCCATCGACGTCTGGGTCAACGTCGCGTTCACGTCCGTGTTCGCGCCGTTCAGCGAGATCAGCGCCGAGGAGTTCAAACGCGTGACCGAGGTGTCCTACCTCGGCTACGTGCACGGCACCATGGCGGCGCTGGCCAAGATGCGTCCCCGCAACCGCGGCACCATCGTGCAGGTGGGGTCGGCGCTCAGTCAGCGATCGATCCCGCTGCAGTCGGCCTACTGCGGCGCCAAACACGCCGTCAACGGCTTCACCGAATCGGTGCGCTGCGAGCTGTTCCACGAGGGCTCCAAGGTGCGGATCACCGTCGTGCAGATGCCCGCGGTCAACACCCCGCAATTCTCCTGGGTGCTGTCCCGGCTGCCCCGCCATCCCCAACCCGTGCCGCCGATCTATCAGCCCGAGGTCGCCGCCCGCGGCGTCCTGTATGCGGCCGATCATCCAGGGCGCAAACAATTTTGGGTCGGCGATTCCACCATGGTGACGCTGCTGGCGCAGAAGTTCGTCGCGCCGCTGCTGGACCGCTACCTCGGGCGCACCGGATACGACTCCCAGCAGACCGCGGAGCGCGTCGGCCCCGACCGGCCCCACAACCTGTGGCAGCCGCTGGACTCCGAGCCAGGCAGCGACCACGGCCCGCACGGCCAGTTCGACGACAAGTCGCACGCCCACAGCCCGCAACTGTGGGCGTCCCAGCATCCCGCCGTCAGCGGCGCCGGCGCGCTGAGCGCCGCCGGACTGGGCGCGTGGCTCGCGGCGCGGGCGGGCCGCCGGTGGACGCGATGA
- a CDS encoding glycoside hydrolase family 15 protein — translation MADQTIDVETTFAPRVLREYALLADGERGALVGPQGDLAWMCAPHWDSDAVFANLIGGGGVYAITPTDVRHVWGGYYEPGTLIWRNRWITRDGTVECREALAFPGDRDRVVLLRRLTVCRGTARVRVLLAPSAGFGRHGLGQPTSDGGVWSGRSGRLRWRWLAGCDVRTTKAAHDKSELLTCEITLEEGRQHDLVLELSERTLPDQPPDPDLAWDATAAAWQRSVPRLNCSIAPRDGSHSYAVLRGLTSSGGGMVAAATMSLPERAHTNQNYDYRYAWIRDQVYAGMAAAAVGTTELLDRAVEFVGARLLEDGPNLKPAYTVTGGAVPSEETLDLPGYPGGTDKVGNWVNQQFQLDVFGEALQLLAKAGAADRLDAEGWRAAQTAIRAIEKRWREPDAGVWEVDDEHWTQSRLACVAGLRAIARLAGAGPEVATCASLADAILADTASSSLHPHGYWQRSPRLTGVDASLLLPPVRGAVPADDPRTRATLDAVRRELTDDGFVYRFRHDERDLGDAEGAFLLCGFMMALAEDQLGHGHCAMRWFERNRAACGPPGLFCEEYDVRQRQLRGNLPQAFAHALMLECTATLTDDAAHHE, via the coding sequence GTGGCTGACCAGACGATTGACGTCGAGACGACCTTCGCGCCCCGGGTGCTGCGCGAGTACGCGCTGCTCGCCGACGGTGAACGCGGCGCGCTGGTCGGGCCGCAGGGCGACCTGGCCTGGATGTGCGCCCCGCACTGGGACTCCGACGCGGTCTTCGCCAACCTCATTGGCGGCGGGGGTGTTTACGCGATCACCCCGACCGATGTCCGGCACGTGTGGGGCGGCTATTACGAGCCCGGCACCCTGATCTGGCGCAACCGCTGGATCACCCGGGACGGCACCGTGGAATGCCGTGAGGCGCTGGCCTTTCCGGGCGACCGGGACCGGGTGGTGCTGCTGCGGCGCCTCACGGTGTGCCGCGGGACGGCGCGCGTACGGGTGCTGTTGGCGCCGAGTGCGGGCTTCGGCCGGCACGGCCTCGGCCAGCCCACCTCGGACGGCGGGGTGTGGAGCGGCCGCTCGGGCCGGTTGCGCTGGCGTTGGCTGGCCGGTTGCGACGTGCGCACCACCAAAGCCGCGCACGACAAAAGCGAACTGCTCACCTGTGAGATCACCCTCGAGGAGGGCCGGCAACACGACCTGGTGCTGGAGCTGTCCGAACGCACGCTGCCCGACCAGCCACCCGACCCCGACCTGGCCTGGGACGCCACCGCGGCCGCCTGGCAGCGCAGCGTGCCCCGGCTGAACTGCAGCATCGCCCCCCGCGACGGAAGCCACTCCTACGCGGTGCTGCGCGGGCTGACCAGCAGCGGCGGCGGCATGGTGGCCGCGGCCACGATGAGCCTGCCCGAACGCGCGCACACCAATCAAAACTACGACTACCGCTACGCCTGGATCCGCGATCAGGTGTACGCCGGCATGGCCGCCGCCGCCGTCGGCACCACCGAATTGCTGGACCGGGCGGTCGAATTCGTCGGCGCCCGGCTACTCGAGGACGGCCCGAACCTCAAGCCTGCCTACACCGTCACCGGCGGCGCCGTGCCCAGCGAGGAAACGCTCGACCTGCCCGGCTACCCCGGCGGCACCGACAAGGTCGGCAACTGGGTCAACCAGCAATTCCAGCTCGATGTCTTCGGCGAGGCGCTGCAGTTGCTGGCCAAGGCGGGCGCCGCCGACCGGCTCGACGCCGAGGGCTGGCGCGCCGCGCAGACGGCCATCAGGGCCATCGAAAAACGTTGGCGCGAACCGGATGCCGGCGTCTGGGAGGTCGACGACGAACACTGGACGCAGTCCCGCCTGGCCTGCGTGGCCGGGTTACGCGCCATCGCCCGGCTGGCCGGCGCCGGTCCCGAGGTGGCCACCTGCGCTTCGCTGGCCGATGCGATCCTGGCCGACACCGCGTCGAGCAGCCTGCACCCGCACGGCTATTGGCAACGCAGCCCGCGGCTGACCGGGGTCGACGCGTCGCTGCTGCTGCCGCCGGTGCGCGGCGCCGTTCCCGCCGACGACCCCCGCACCCGCGCCACCCTGGACGCCGTTCGCCGGGAACTCACCGACGACGGGTTCGTCTACCGCTTCCGGCACGACGAACGCGACCTCGGCGACGCCGAGGGCGCCTTCCTGCTCTGCGGATTCATGATGGCGTTGGCCGAAGACCAACTGGGCCACGGCCATTGCGCGATGCGCTGGTTCGAACGCAACCGCGCCGCGTGCGGCCCGCCCGGGCTGTTCTGCGAGGAGTACGACGTGCGGCAGCGCCAGCTGCGCGGCAACCTGCCGCAGGCGTTCGCGCACGCGCTGATGCTCGAATGCACGGCCACCCTCACCGACGACGCCGCCCACCATGAGTGA
- a CDS encoding GMC family oxidoreductase, with the protein MGDFLRGLFKGAVEPKDNDSRFLLDVHTRDLPGEKTMRRYADDDEVDLVVVGAGAGGSVLAQRLAREGWRVVILEAGPFWHPDEDWVSDEAGSHALYWTQKRIIGGDDPIELGKNNSGRGVGGSMVHYAGYTPRFHPSDFQTYTLDGVGADWPIRYEDIRRHYERVELELPVAGQNWPWGDPHRYPFAPHPISGAAAKIWRGALKLGIEMRVGPVGIVNGTFGNRPHCIYRGYCLQGCKVNAKASPYVTHLPDALAHAVEIRANCMAARVELDESGAARGVVYYDETGGKERLQRAKLVAIAGYSIETPRLLLNSVSDRFPNGLGNNDDQVGRYVMVQGATQSAGRWSEEVRMYKAPPPEVTSEQFYETDLSRGFARGFAIQTVSPMPIGWAEHVLAEGHWGRALREYMRDYNHWAAVGVLNELLPLPDNRVTLADEKDPYGIPVARFDYTLCDNDKANMAYSTKVIGDILHAADAQDVLTIERFAHLIGGARMGTSPENSVVDSDQRVWGVPNLFLADGSVCPTQGSANPALTIMALASRLAERLAAGKIDTTAGRRSEASARG; encoded by the coding sequence ATGGGCGACTTCCTGCGGGGCCTGTTCAAGGGAGCGGTCGAACCCAAGGACAATGATTCGCGATTCCTGCTCGACGTGCACACGCGCGACCTGCCCGGCGAGAAGACGATGCGCCGCTACGCCGACGACGACGAGGTCGATCTGGTCGTGGTCGGCGCCGGGGCCGGCGGATCCGTGCTGGCGCAGCGGCTGGCGCGCGAGGGCTGGCGGGTCGTGATCCTCGAGGCCGGCCCGTTCTGGCACCCCGACGAGGACTGGGTGTCCGACGAGGCCGGCTCCCACGCGCTGTACTGGACACAGAAACGCATCATCGGCGGCGACGACCCGATCGAGCTGGGCAAGAACAATTCCGGGCGCGGCGTGGGCGGCTCCATGGTGCACTACGCCGGGTACACCCCGCGGTTTCACCCCAGCGATTTTCAGACCTACACCCTGGACGGGGTCGGGGCGGACTGGCCCATCCGCTACGAGGACATCCGCCGCCACTACGAGCGTGTCGAGCTGGAGCTGCCGGTGGCCGGCCAGAACTGGCCCTGGGGCGATCCGCATCGCTATCCCTTTGCCCCACATCCTATTTCAGGTGCGGCCGCCAAGATATGGCGGGGCGCGCTCAAGCTTGGCATCGAGATGCGTGTCGGGCCCGTCGGCATCGTCAACGGCACCTTCGGCAACCGCCCGCACTGCATCTACCGCGGCTACTGCCTGCAGGGCTGCAAGGTCAACGCCAAGGCCAGCCCGTACGTCACGCACCTGCCCGACGCGCTGGCCCACGCGGTGGAGATCCGCGCCAACTGCATGGCCGCCCGCGTCGAGCTCGACGAGAGCGGCGCGGCCCGCGGCGTGGTCTACTACGACGAGACGGGTGGCAAGGAGCGGCTGCAGCGCGCCAAGCTCGTTGCCATTGCCGGATATTCGATCGAGACGCCGCGTCTGCTGTTGAACTCGGTCAGCGACCGCTTCCCGAACGGGTTGGGCAACAACGACGATCAGGTCGGGCGCTACGTGATGGTGCAGGGCGCCACCCAGTCCGCCGGGCGGTGGTCCGAGGAGGTGCGGATGTATAAAGCGCCGCCCCCCGAGGTGACCTCCGAACAGTTCTACGAGACCGACCTTTCCCGTGGGTTCGCCCGCGGCTTCGCCATCCAGACGGTGTCGCCGATGCCCATCGGGTGGGCCGAACACGTTCTCGCGGAAGGGCATTGGGGCCGCGCCCTGCGGGAGTACATGCGCGACTACAACCACTGGGCGGCCGTCGGCGTGCTCAACGAGCTGTTGCCGCTGCCGGACAACCGCGTGACCCTGGCCGACGAGAAGGACCCGTACGGCATTCCGGTGGCCCGGTTCGACTACACGCTCTGCGACAACGACAAGGCCAACATGGCCTACTCCACCAAGGTGATCGGCGACATCCTGCACGCCGCCGACGCCCAGGACGTACTCACCATCGAGCGTTTCGCCCACCTGATCGGCGGCGCCCGCATGGGCACCAGTCCGGAGAATTCGGTCGTCGACTCCGATCAACGAGTGTGGGGCGTTCCGAACCTGTTCCTCGCTGACGGCTCGGTGTGTCCGACGCAGGGCTCGGCTAACCCCGCGCTGACGATCATGGCGCTGGCCTCGCGGCTGGCCGAGCGGCTGGCCGCCGGCAAGATCGATACCACCGCGGGACGGAGGTCGGAGGCGAGCGCCCGTGGCTGA
- a CDS encoding gluconate 2-dehydrogenase subunit 3 family protein has translation MADTSRPDHLPNLRPDGKPPHPSWLPRQRRGITPQMIGRYPDYDVLETADTWDEATRKVVLARLEPPGPLRFFTPEEEPCLRAFCDTVLAQDVEPRVPVAESVDSKLADGRLDGYQYADMPDDRDTWRLVLRALNETASTHYGGSSFADADLITREAIIDKFSQGDLQGGAWESLNVKRAWSVCMRMTLSGFYSHPWAWNEIGFGGPAYPRGFMRLGGATGPAAAREPYETRGATDEDPVQIVQNGQV, from the coding sequence ATGGCCGACACCTCACGCCCCGACCATTTGCCCAACCTGCGTCCCGACGGCAAGCCGCCGCACCCGTCCTGGCTGCCCAGGCAACGCCGCGGCATCACGCCGCAGATGATCGGGCGCTACCCCGATTACGACGTGCTGGAAACCGCCGACACGTGGGACGAGGCCACCAGAAAGGTGGTGCTGGCCCGGCTCGAACCACCGGGCCCACTGCGGTTTTTCACCCCCGAAGAGGAGCCGTGCCTGCGCGCGTTCTGCGACACGGTGCTCGCGCAAGACGTTGAGCCGCGGGTGCCGGTGGCCGAGTCCGTCGACTCCAAGCTCGCGGACGGGCGCCTCGACGGTTACCAGTACGCCGACATGCCCGACGACCGCGACACCTGGCGGCTGGTGCTGCGCGCGCTGAATGAGACGGCGTCGACCCACTACGGCGGATCCTCGTTCGCCGACGCCGACCTCATCACCCGCGAAGCGATCATCGACAAGTTCTCGCAAGGCGACCTGCAAGGCGGGGCGTGGGAGAGCCTGAACGTCAAGCGAGCGTGGTCGGTGTGCATGCGAATGACGTTGTCGGGCTTCTATTCCCACCCATGGGCGTGGAACGAGATCGGGTTCGGCGGCCCGGCCTACCCGCGCGGTTTCATGCGCCTCGGCGGCGCAACCGGGCCGGCCGCCGCGCGCGAACCCTACGAGACCCGCGGTGCCACCGACGAGGATCCGGTGCAGATCGTGCAGAACGGACAGGTGTGA
- a CDS encoding SDR family NAD(P)-dependent oxidoreductase, producing the protein MADRQLDAARELAQRLNSGAGKAHALELDVRSYPAFEEAVAEAVRQSGRIDYLFNNAGIGVGGEVDSYTLDDWNDVLAMNLHGVVHGIQAVYPLMIRQGSGHIVNTASMAGLLAGPGTASYTASKHAVVALSKAMRIEAERHNVKVSVLCPGAIRTPILTGGTYGRMTNTGASDEDLLRFWEPMRPMAPDKFAARVLRAVLRNKAIIIVPAWWRALWYLDRLSPTISARFARLSLKRIREMHSAPS; encoded by the coding sequence ATCGCCGATCGCCAACTGGACGCGGCGCGGGAATTGGCGCAACGCCTCAACAGCGGCGCCGGGAAAGCGCACGCCCTCGAGCTCGACGTCCGCAGCTATCCCGCATTCGAGGAAGCCGTCGCCGAGGCGGTGCGGCAGTCCGGCCGGATCGATTACCTGTTCAACAACGCCGGCATCGGCGTCGGCGGTGAGGTCGACTCCTACACGCTCGACGACTGGAACGACGTGCTCGCCATGAATCTGCACGGCGTGGTGCACGGCATCCAGGCGGTGTATCCGCTCATGATCCGGCAGGGCTCGGGCCACATCGTGAACACGGCGTCGATGGCCGGCCTGCTTGCCGGTCCCGGTACCGCCAGCTATACGGCCTCCAAACACGCCGTCGTCGCCCTGTCGAAGGCGATGCGGATCGAGGCCGAGCGCCACAACGTCAAGGTGTCGGTGCTGTGCCCGGGCGCGATCCGGACCCCGATCCTCACCGGCGGCACCTACGGGCGGATGACCAATACCGGCGCCAGCGACGAGGACCTACTCAGGTTCTGGGAGCCGATGCGGCCGATGGCACCCGACAAATTCGCCGCCCGCGTCCTGCGTGCGGTGCTGCGAAACAAAGCGATCATCATCGTGCCGGCCTGGTGGAGGGCGCTGTGGTACCTGGACCGCCTGTCACCGACCATCTCAGCGCGGTTCGCAAGGCTCTCGCTCAAGCGCATACGTGAAATGCATTCCGCCCCATCGTAA
- a CDS encoding HNH endonuclease signature motif containing protein translates to MFESGSDAGSPPEVIARFDELVERCYPSRTPESTELVGEICAAARAENRAAAAQLVAIGKLFAYRLSRCSETEEWAIDTQEAVAAEVAAALRTSQGLAASRLRYARAMRERLPKVGAVFVAGDIEYSTFQTIVFRTDLIVDPEVMARVDAALAANVARWPSMTRGRLAAQVDKVVAKADVDAVRQRQKFVADRQVWIADGVGGIAEIHGSLLAPDAHALDKRLDALAATVCERDPRSREQRRADALGALAGGADRLGCRCGCPDCAAGKRPAPGPVVIHVIAERSSLDGAGATPASEVGADGLIAPELVAELAASAKLTPLAHPGDAAPEPGYVPSKALADFVRCRDLTCRSPGCDRPATECDIDHTIPYAAGGPTHASNLKCLCRTHHLVKTFWGWRDQQLPDGTVIWTLPDGHTYVTTPGSALLFPSLCAPTGDPPLPTGPKPDACAERTAMMPLRTRTRAQNRAARIAVERKHNREARTARAVPPAARTWTTTYPPDEDPPPF, encoded by the coding sequence ATGTTCGAGTCAGGATCGGATGCGGGATCTCCGCCGGAGGTGATCGCCCGGTTTGACGAGCTTGTCGAACGCTGTTACCCGTCGAGGACGCCGGAGTCCACGGAGTTGGTTGGCGAGATCTGCGCGGCGGCGCGGGCGGAGAACCGGGCCGCGGCCGCTCAGTTGGTGGCGATCGGGAAGTTGTTCGCCTACCGGCTGTCGCGGTGCTCGGAGACCGAGGAGTGGGCGATCGACACGCAGGAGGCGGTGGCCGCCGAGGTGGCCGCGGCGCTGCGCACGAGTCAGGGTCTGGCCGCGAGCCGGTTGCGGTATGCGCGCGCGATGCGTGAGCGGTTGCCGAAGGTGGGTGCGGTCTTCGTGGCCGGGGATATCGAGTACTCGACGTTCCAAACGATCGTGTTCCGCACTGATTTGATCGTTGACCCCGAGGTAATGGCGAGGGTGGATGCCGCGTTGGCGGCCAACGTGGCGCGCTGGCCGTCGATGACTCGGGGACGGTTGGCCGCGCAAGTGGACAAGGTCGTGGCCAAGGCCGATGTCGATGCGGTGCGGCAACGTCAGAAGTTCGTAGCCGACCGGCAGGTGTGGATCGCCGACGGCGTTGGGGGTATCGCCGAAATTCACGGCAGCCTGCTCGCCCCCGACGCGCACGCGCTGGACAAACGGCTCGATGCGTTGGCCGCCACGGTATGCGAGCGCGATCCGCGTAGCCGTGAGCAGCGCCGCGCCGATGCGCTGGGGGCGCTGGCGGGTGGAGCCGACCGGTTGGGCTGTCGCTGCGGATGCCCGGACTGCGCGGCCGGCAAACGGCCCGCGCCAGGCCCGGTGGTGATCCACGTGATCGCCGAGCGGTCCAGCTTGGACGGGGCGGGCGCCACGCCGGCGTCAGAGGTGGGTGCCGACGGACTCATCGCCCCCGAGCTTGTGGCCGAGTTGGCAGCCTCGGCCAAACTGACCCCGCTGGCACATCCAGGTGATGCCGCCCCCGAGCCCGGCTATGTGCCCTCGAAGGCACTGGCCGATTTCGTGCGGTGCCGGGACCTGACCTGCCGCTCGCCCGGCTGTGACCGCCCGGCCACCGAGTGCGACATCGACCATACGATCCCGTACGCCGCGGGCGGGCCCACTCACGCGTCGAACCTCAAGTGCTTGTGCCGCACTCATCACCTGGTCAAGACGTTCTGGGGATGGCGCGATCAGCAACTGCCCGACGGCACGGTCATTTGGACCCTGCCCGACGGGCACACCTATGTCACCACCCCGGGCAGCGCGCTGCTGTTCCCCAGCCTGTGCGCCCCGACCGGCGACCCGCCCCTACCCACCGGACCGAAACCCGACGCGTGCGCCGAGCGCACCGCCATGATGCCGCTGCGCACCCGCACCCGCGCCCAAAACCGGGCCGCGCGAATTGCGGTCGAGCGCAAGCACAATCGCGAGGCCCGCACAGCCCGCGCTGTCCCGCCGGCAGCTCGAACCTGGACCACCACCTACCCGCCCGACGAGGACCCCCCGCCGTTCTAA